A stretch of Komagataella phaffii GS115 chromosome 2, complete sequence DNA encodes these proteins:
- a CDS encoding Plasma membrane sulfite pump involved in sulfite metabolism, producing MPASNDLPRENTDGDPNSSTPQDLEAQSVTLVTPSDEHSILSHQGHNIFWEHYIKEYHPIWNIAFMSTGICAGILYKFPYPARWLEVLGLIMWGISLLLFILVTSFTALKLYKFPVFRKDLIQDPAFSVFLGPYSMGWSTLTNMIHYLADGKFVVGQFVFWWINVILAIFCGWFLVFILFSKSKIGPPQVNFSLILPVLPLTVCAACGALVARDMNDHRSLQMTTSIVSFLLWANSICLGFGFIYVFFGRLLLLKLPPKAATFATFAPIGLMGQGAWGIANQSYNMSNFFGETENLLNHDLVRVVIHWECFFWSLILLSFGFFILAISTATCIFYYPIPFSRAWWTMTFPIGTLSVGCTQVYHSFGLPAFRVMGAIFGTVCILLVLVCLVGSVIVEFPHGPAKLKARASQNLKL from the coding sequence ATGCCTGCTAGTAATGATTTACCCAGAGAAAACACAGATGGAGATCCCAATTCCAGCACTCCTCAAGATTTAGAAGCACAATCGGTAACATTAGTCACCCCTTCAGACGAACACAGCATTCTGAGTCACCAGGGACATAATATTTTCTGGGAGCACTACATCAAAGAATACCATCCAATATGGAACATAGCGTTCATGTCCACTGGAATATGTGCCGGGATACTGTACAAATTCCCCTACCCTGCAAGATGGTTGGAAGTCCTTGGGCTGATAATGTGGGGTATCTCGCTCCTTTTATTTATATTGGTAACTAGTTTCACCGCGTTGAAGCTGTACAAGTTTCCAGTATTTCGCAAAGACCTCATTCAAGATCCAGCGTTTAGTGTTTTCTTGGGGCCTTACTCAATGGGTTGGTCTACCCTGACTAACATGATCCATTATCTAGCAGACGGAAAGTTTGTGGTAGGACAGTTTGTGTTCTGGTGGATAAATGTCATTCTTGCCATCTTTTGTGGTTGGTTTCTAGTGTTCAtccttttttcaaaatccaAGATCGGCCCTCCACAGGTTaacttttcattgattCTGCCGGTTCTACCACTGACAGTGTGTGCAGCTTGCGGAGCCCTGGTCGCTCGAGACATGAATGACCACAGAAGTCTTCAAATGACTACCAGCATAGTTTCATTCTTGCTATGGGCAAATTCCATTTGCCTAGGGTTCGGATTCATTTATGTCTTCTTTGGTAGACTGCTACTGCTAAAGCTCCCTCCCAAAGCTGCTACCTTCGCTACTTTTGCCCCGATAGGCCTTATGGGACAAGGAGCGTGGGGCATAGCCAACCAGTCTTATAATATGtccaatttctttggtgaaacAGAAAACTTACTTAATCACGATTTGGTCCGTGTTGTTATCCATTGGGAgtgtttcttttggtcCTTAATACTTCTTTcgtttggatttttcaTCTTAGCAATCTCCACAGCGACATGTATATTCTACTACCCTATTCCATTTTCACGAGCATGGTGGACGATGACTTTCCCCATTGGTACCCTTTCGGTTGGTTGCACACAAGTGTATCATTCCTTTGGATTGCCAGCATTCAGAGTGATGGGAGCGATTTTTGGTACAGTATGTATATTGTTGGTATTGGTTTGTTTGGTGGGATCCGTGATAGTGGAGTTCCCTCATGGGCCTGCTAAATTGAAGGCCCGTGCTTCCCAGAACCTAAAGTTATAG
- a CDS encoding Delta subunit of the translation initiation factor eIF2B, producing the protein MSEGTKPETSQLTNKELKELKKKEKAAKRAAKKESIGIKPDAPQRRGGDRPKTASNIKKQINQSKTQSETLKIPPLFGHLETREQRISSTPPQLANIVHPSILTLCLKYSTFKIVGSTHRCQAMLEAFKDVIESYKTPEGTSLSRHLTGHLSHQIEYLKSARPLSTSMGNTIRWLKQEISLISIDETDEQAQLILTEKIDVYIKEKIEYANIAITDSTIQHIVDGSTVLTFGHSQVLLHIFKHVATELNRKFKLVIVDSRPLFEGKKLATELSGYPNISCQYIFINSLSSILQEPVDVVLLGAHAMLSNGRLYSRVGTALIAMSAHKRDIPVLVCCQSIKFSDKVQLDSVTMNELSEGQDLLTMGSKPTKRNGFALEQFLKEKRTQKEEESKGKKNSNNNNNSNSNGVSLTKPEDPLANYREIDNVTILNIMYDLTPPEYIQKVITEVGSLPPSSVPVILREYKGNSSNS; encoded by the coding sequence ATGAGTGAAGGGACCAAGCCCGAAACTAGTCAACTTACCAATAAGGAGCTCAAAGAGCTtaagaagaaggagaaggcTGCAAAGAGAGCGGCCAAAAAAGAATCCATTGGAATCAAACCTGATGCCCCACAACGCCGTGGTGGTGATAGACCCAAAACTGCTTCTAACatcaagaaacaaattaACCAGTCCAAGACCCAATCAGAGACCTTGAAGATCCCTCCATTATTTGGTCATTTAGAAACGAGAGAACAGAGAATTAGCAGTACCCCACCGCAATTGGCTAATATTGTACACCCCTCTATTCTCACTCTTTGTTTAAAGTACAGTACGTTCAAGATCGTGGGATCTACGCATAGGTGCCAAGCAATGCTAGAAGCTTTCAAGGATGTGATTGAATCTTACAAAACCCCAGAGGGTACTTCCTTGTCCAGACATTTAACTGGCCACCTGTCTCATCAAATTGAGTACTTGAAGAGTGCTCGTCCCCTAAGTACTTCTATGGGAAATACTATCCGCTGGTTGAAACAGGAAATTAGTTTGATTTCGATTGACGAGACTGATGAACAGGCCCAACTGATTTTGACCGAAAAAATCGATGTTTATATTAAGGAAAAGATTGAGTATGCTAACATCGCCATCACAGACAGCACTATCCAGCATATTGTGGATGGAAGCACAGTCTTAACATTTGGACACTCACAGGTTCTTTTGCATATATTCAAGCATGTTGCTACGGAGTTAAACCGCAAGTTCAAGTTGGTCATCGTTGATTCCAGACCTTTATTTGAGGGAAAGAAACTTGCCACAGAATTAAGCGGATATCCAAACATATCATGCCAATACATTTTCATAAATTCTCTCTCATCAATCCTTCAAGAACCTGTTGATGTGGTACTGCTGGGAGCGCATGCCATGCTTTCGAATGGAAGACTTTATTCCAGGGTGGGTACTGCTCTTATTGCTATGAGTGCTCACAAGAGAGACATACCTGTATTGGTTTGCTGTCAAAGTATCAAGTTCAGTGACAAAGTGCAATTGGATTCTGTGACCATGAACGAACTCTCTGAAGGTCAAGATCTTTTAACCATGGGATCGaaaccaacaaaaagaaatggttTTGCATTGGAGCAGTttctgaaggaaaaaagaacgcaaaaagaagaagaatccaaaggaaaaaagaattccaacaacaacaacaacagtaATAGTAACGGTGTCTCGTTGACAAAGCCTGAAGATCCTTTGGCAAACTACAGAGAAATAGACAATGTCACCATATTGAATATCATGTATGATCTGACTCCTCCAGAATACATTCAAAAAGTCATCACTGAAGTAGGTTCTTTGCCCCCGTCCTCAGTTCCAGTAATTTTAAGAGAATACAAAGGTAACAGCAGTAACAGTTAG